From a region of the Dunckerocampus dactyliophorus isolate RoL2022-P2 chromosome 20, RoL_Ddac_1.1, whole genome shotgun sequence genome:
- the LOC129173492 gene encoding palmitoyltransferase ZDHHC18-B-like isoform X1: MKKGEYQQIDPQTTRTPTPTSPGHHHHHHHHNQGEDRSCNGGERLRRPKRRWEVFPGKNRFFCDGRVIAARQSGVLPLTIGLILVTSVLFFIFDCPFLVKHLTSCIPAIGGVLFVFVVVTLLQTSFSDPGILPRATPDEAADIEKQIDTTGSAGYRPPPRTKEVLINQQVVKLKYCFTCRMFRPPRTSHCSLCDNCVERFDHHCPWVGNCVGKRNYRFFYTFIVSLSFLTAFIFGCVTTHLALRAQGGKGLLYALHQSPGSAVELAICFFSVWSILGLSGFHTYLVASNLTTNEDIKGTWSGKSGAEDVTNPYSHRNIFINCCSVLCGPMPPSLINRRGLLPADEDVETSTDIEVPAASTKSEINVCKHGAKGLLESTTHTPLLSSSCPHGKPQSANSPAVNSDVSAGLSRNCGSHKPSNTSDIRPNKTKSKKTTNKKAASPLPNPAFDVQASSLDGGDTSKSRSHKGARTQATHK; this comes from the exons ATGAAAAAGGGCGAGTATCAGCAAATTGACCCACAGACAACCCGGACACCTACCCCGACCTCACCGGgtcaccaccatcaccaccaccaccacaaccaaGGGGAGGACCGCAGCTGCAACGGGGGAGAGCGGCTGAGGAGACCCAAGAGGAGATGGGAGGTTTTCCCAGGAAAGAACCGCTTCTTCTGCGATGGACGGGTCATAGCAGCACGCCAGAGCGGGGTTCTACCCCTCACCATCGGCCTTATCCTTGTCACCAGTGTATTATTCTTCATATTTGA CTGCCCTTTCCTGGTCAAACACCTGACAAGCTGCATACCCGCTATTGGAGGAGTCCTCTTTGTGTTTGTGGTCGTCACGCTTCTCCAAACCAGCTTCTCAGACCCTGGCATCCTCCCTCGAGCCACGCCAGACGAGGCGGCTGACATTGAGAAGCAAATAG ACACCACTGGGAGTGCGGGCTATCGACCTCCGCCAAGGACCAAGGAGGTGCTCATCAATCAGCAGGTGGTCAAACTTAAGTACTGCTTCACATGCAGGATGTTCCGGCCTCCGCGGACCTCCCACTGCAGCTTGTGTGACAACTGTGTAG AGAGATTTGACCATCACTGCCCCTGGGTGGGCAACTGTGTAGGGAAGCGCAACTACCGTTTCTTCTACACCTTCATCGTCTCCTTGTCTTTTCTGACGGCATTCATCTTTGGTTGCGTGACCACACATCTTGCACTGA GAGCTCAGGGTGGGAAAGGCCTGTTATATGCCCTTCACCAGAGTCCTGGCAG TGCTGTGGAGCTGGCGATATGTTTCTTCTCAGTCTGGTCCATCTTGGGTCTGTCAGGCTTCCATACGTACCTTGTTGCTTCCAACCTCACCACAAATGAAGAC ATTAAAGGTACTTGGTCAGGGAAGAGTGGTGCAGAAGATGTCACCAACCCGTACAGCCACAGAAACATCTTCATCAACTGTTGCTCAGTGCTTTGTGGACCTATGCCGCCCAG TTTGATCAACAGACGAGGTCTCCTACCTGCAGATGAAGACGTTGAGACCAGCACAGACATAGAAGTGCCCGCTGCGTCCACTAAAAGCGAGATAAACGTG TGCAAACACGGAGCTAAAGGTCTGCTGGAGTCCACCACTCACACGCCACTCCTGTCCTCATCGTGTCCTCACGGGAAGCCGCAGTCGGCTAACAGCCCGGCAGTGAACTCTGACGTCTCAGCTGGCCTCTCTAGAAACTGCGGGTCGCACAAACCGAGCAATACCTCCGACATCCGCCCCAACAAGACAAAATCCAAGAAAACTACTAATAAAAAGGCGGCTTCGCCTCTGCCCAACCCCGCCTTTGATGTTCAAGCCTCCTCTCTAGACGGGGGCGATACCTCCAAATCGAGGAGTCATAAAGGTGCCAGGACACAAGCAACACACAAGTAA
- the LOC129173492 gene encoding palmitoyltransferase ZDHHC18-B-like isoform X2: MKKGEYQQIDPQTTRTPTPTSPGHHHHHHHHNQGEDRSCNGGERLRRPKRRWEVFPGKNRFFCDGRVIAARQSGVLPLTIGLILVTSVLFFIFDCPFLVKHLTSCIPAIGGVLFVFVVVTLLQTSFSDPGILPRATPDEAADIEKQIDTTGSAGYRPPPRTKEVLINQQVVKLKYCFTCRMFRPPRTSHCSLCDNCVERFDHHCPWVGNCVGKRNYRFFYTFIVSLSFLTAFIFGCVTTHLALRAQGGKGLLYALHQSPGSAVELAICFFSVWSILGLSGFHTYLVASNLTTNEDIKGTWSGKSGAEDVTNPYSHRNIFINCCSVLCGPMPPSLINRRGLLPADEDVETSTDIEVPAASTKSEINCKHGAKGLLESTTHTPLLSSSCPHGKPQSANSPAVNSDVSAGLSRNCGSHKPSNTSDIRPNKTKSKKTTNKKAASPLPNPAFDVQASSLDGGDTSKSRSHKGARTQATHK, from the exons ATGAAAAAGGGCGAGTATCAGCAAATTGACCCACAGACAACCCGGACACCTACCCCGACCTCACCGGgtcaccaccatcaccaccaccaccacaaccaaGGGGAGGACCGCAGCTGCAACGGGGGAGAGCGGCTGAGGAGACCCAAGAGGAGATGGGAGGTTTTCCCAGGAAAGAACCGCTTCTTCTGCGATGGACGGGTCATAGCAGCACGCCAGAGCGGGGTTCTACCCCTCACCATCGGCCTTATCCTTGTCACCAGTGTATTATTCTTCATATTTGA CTGCCCTTTCCTGGTCAAACACCTGACAAGCTGCATACCCGCTATTGGAGGAGTCCTCTTTGTGTTTGTGGTCGTCACGCTTCTCCAAACCAGCTTCTCAGACCCTGGCATCCTCCCTCGAGCCACGCCAGACGAGGCGGCTGACATTGAGAAGCAAATAG ACACCACTGGGAGTGCGGGCTATCGACCTCCGCCAAGGACCAAGGAGGTGCTCATCAATCAGCAGGTGGTCAAACTTAAGTACTGCTTCACATGCAGGATGTTCCGGCCTCCGCGGACCTCCCACTGCAGCTTGTGTGACAACTGTGTAG AGAGATTTGACCATCACTGCCCCTGGGTGGGCAACTGTGTAGGGAAGCGCAACTACCGTTTCTTCTACACCTTCATCGTCTCCTTGTCTTTTCTGACGGCATTCATCTTTGGTTGCGTGACCACACATCTTGCACTGA GAGCTCAGGGTGGGAAAGGCCTGTTATATGCCCTTCACCAGAGTCCTGGCAG TGCTGTGGAGCTGGCGATATGTTTCTTCTCAGTCTGGTCCATCTTGGGTCTGTCAGGCTTCCATACGTACCTTGTTGCTTCCAACCTCACCACAAATGAAGAC ATTAAAGGTACTTGGTCAGGGAAGAGTGGTGCAGAAGATGTCACCAACCCGTACAGCCACAGAAACATCTTCATCAACTGTTGCTCAGTGCTTTGTGGACCTATGCCGCCCAG TTTGATCAACAGACGAGGTCTCCTACCTGCAGATGAAGACGTTGAGACCAGCACAGACATAGAAGTGCCCGCTGCGTCCACTAAAAGCGAGATAAAC TGCAAACACGGAGCTAAAGGTCTGCTGGAGTCCACCACTCACACGCCACTCCTGTCCTCATCGTGTCCTCACGGGAAGCCGCAGTCGGCTAACAGCCCGGCAGTGAACTCTGACGTCTCAGCTGGCCTCTCTAGAAACTGCGGGTCGCACAAACCGAGCAATACCTCCGACATCCGCCCCAACAAGACAAAATCCAAGAAAACTACTAATAAAAAGGCGGCTTCGCCTCTGCCCAACCCCGCCTTTGATGTTCAAGCCTCCTCTCTAGACGGGGGCGATACCTCCAAATCGAGGAGTCATAAAGGTGCCAGGACACAAGCAACACACAAGTAA
- the arhgef1a gene encoding rho guanine nucleotide exchange factor 1a isoform X2: protein MSRVASLSKLRQERMKEINLRNKERERMREQEKAAREREARYNNGHLFTSLTVSGTTLCSACNKSITAKEALCCPTCNVTIHNRCRDTLPNCAKVKQRQQKTALMRNNSSLQNVTLRTRNPVIRERPSSAIYPSESLRHSLLGSRRGRSSLTLSKSVSTNNIAGNLNDDSPLGLRRILSQSTDSLSFRNRAMSVESLNDDGDLYYTSILEEMELEGEDFKADSWSMAVDTEYLHSHSKNIIKRQDVIYELIQTEVHHMRTLRIMERVFRQGLLEELQLDPSTVHALLPCLDQLISIHSHFLVQLLLRRHSSLQPESNCNFTIHRLGDILLEQFSGQSADDMRKTYAEFCSRHLKALKLYKSLLARDKRFQCFIRRVSRGPWLRCHGVQECILLVTQRISKYPVLIQRILDNTVDDEEEALSIAHALSMVRDLLNSIDQQMEEMEKSQRMQEIHAKLDQRAEARVRDGGLFRPAELLRRRLVHEGMLFWKTPGSRLKDVQVLLMTDILVFLQEKDQRYIFPCLDKPPVLSLQNLIVRDIANQERGMFLISDSSPPEMYEVHATSKDDKNVWIRHIQRTVSKCPSREEFPLIETEHKAHLRRLKADLHQKDREMLELLQERVTLFCELAQVTSCQEDLEPPITRYLFRADTPQAPRAEKFLLDATAEVDRLSELLLGSSVDVPLLCHHNHLEMTETSDHDLFINGAHEFPAAKAICQRLMNLSVYLHALQAAVIKQDSILELLLQQEDAASPASAGAWRQNREAGTGSTIGELALLQRQHSLLQEELLRLRDAESRFKDSERARAKLEKQVRHMKVCSGASLQEQGDTATQPRREDSSGSQWGNQEAVHQTNTTQGGSDVEVDMTSDDDDDEEEEASESSRDFQDIPEEN, encoded by the exons ATGTCCAGAGTTGCCAGCCTGTCAAAACTGCGGCAGGAGAGAATGAAGGAGATCAACCTGAGG AATAAAGAGAGAGAGCGCATGAGGGAACAGGAAAAGGCAGCCCGGGAGAGGGAGGCCCGTTACAACAACGGTCACCTCTTCACCTCCCTCACGGTGTCGGGAACCACGCTGTGCTCTGCATGCAACAAGAGCATTACGGCCAAGGAGGCTCTCTGCTGTCCCA CATGCAATGTGACCATCCACAACCGCTGCAGGGACACTTTGCCAAACTGTGCCAAGGTCAAAcagcgg CAGCAGAAGACAGCCCTCATGCGGAACAACTCATCCTTGCAGAACGTCACACTGCGCACAAGAA ATCCGGTAATACGCGAGCGTCCAAGTTCGGCCATCTACCCTTCCGAAAGCCTCCGACATTCCCTTTTAGGATCCCGCCGCGGCCGCTCCAGCCTCACGCTGTCTAAAAGCGTCTCCACCAACAACATCGCAGG AAACCTGAATGACGACTCTCCTCTCGGGCTACGTCGGATACTGTCCCAGTCCACAGACTCCCTCAGCTTCAGGAACAGAGCGATGTCGGTGGAGTCCCTCAATGATGATG GAGATCTCTACTACACCTCCATCCTGGAGGAGATGGAGCTTGAGGGCGAGGACTTTAAAGCAGACTCATGGAGCATGGCCGTGGACACTGAGTACCTTCACTCGCACAGCAAAAACATCATCAAGAGACAGGATGTCATTTATG AGTTGATCCAGACCGAGGTGCACCACATGCGGACTCTACGCATCATGGAGCGTGTGTTCCGGCAGGGTCTGCTGGAGGAGCTGCAGCTGGACCCTAGCACCGTGCACGCCTTGCTGCCATGCCTGGACCAGCTGATCAGTATACACTCGCACTTCCTGGTGCAACTTCTGCTGCGGCGCCACAGCAGCCTGCAGCCCGAGTCCAACTGCAACTTCACCATACACCGCCTTGGGGACATACTTCTGGAGCAG TTCTCAGGCCAGAGCGCGGACGACATGCGGAAAACCTATGCGGAGTTCTGCAGTCGCCACTTGAAGGCGCTGAAGTTGTACAAGTCGCTGCTGGCCAGAGACAAGAGGTTCCAGTGCTTCATTCGG CGTGTGAGTCGAGGACCGTGGCTGCGTTGCCATGGCGTCCAAGAATGCATCTTGCTGGTGACTCAGCGCATCTCCAAATATCCCGTCCTTATTCAGCGTATTTTAGACAACACTGTTG ACGATGAGGAAGAAGCGTTGTCGATAGCGCATGCTCTATCCATGGTCAGAGATCTTCTCAATTCAATCGATCAACAG ATGGAGGAAATGGAGAAATCGCAGCGGATGCAGGAGATTCATGCCAAGCTGGACCAACGAGCCGAGGCCAGAGTGAGGGACGGCGGACTGTTCAGGCCCGCCGAGCTGCTCCGCCGTAGACTTGTCCATGAAGGAATGCTGTTCTGGAAAACTCCAGGATCCAGACTCAAAG aCGTGCAGGTTCTACTGATGACAGACATCCTAGTGTTTCTGCAGGAGAAAGACCAGAGGTACATCTTTCCATGCCTG GACAAGCCTCCTGTGCTGTCCCTGCAGAACCTCATCGTGAGAGACATAGCCAATCAGGAGCGAGGCATGTTCCTCATCAGCGACTCCTCCCCACCGGAAATGTATGAGGTCCACGCTACCTCCAAAGACGACAAGAATGTGTGGATACGGCATATCCAGCGTACCGTCAGCAA GTGTCCATCACGGGAGGAGTTCCCCCTTATAGAGACAGAGCACAAGGCCCATCTGAGGAGACTGAAAG CTgacctccatcagaaggacagGGAGATGTTGGAGCTTCTGCAGGAGAGGGTGACTCTTTTCTGCGAGCTGGCCCAGGTGACAAGTTGTCAGGAGGACCTAGAGCCCCCCATCACGCGGTACTTGTTCAGGGCGGACACACCGCAAGCCCCTCGGGCGGAGAAGTTCCTTCTGGATGCCACGGCTGAAG TGGACCGACTAAGCGAGCTTCTTCTGGGTTCTAGCGTGGATGTCCCTCTGCTGTGCCATCATAACCACCTGGAAATGACCGAAACCA GTGATCATGATCTTTTCATCAATGGAGCACATGAATTCCCTGCAGCAAAG GCGATCTGTCAGAGGTTGATGAATCTCAGTGTGTATCTTCATGCACTCCAG GCTGCCGTCATCAAACAAGACTCCATCCTGGAGCTGCTTCTGCAACAGGAGGATGCAGCGTCGCCAGCTTCGGCGGGCGCGTGGCGCCAAAACCGCGAGGCCGGCACGGGGTCGACCATCGGGGAGCTGGCCCTGCTGCAGAGACAACACAGCCTGCTACAGGAGGAGCTGCTGAGGCTGCGTGACGCAGAGAGCCGCTTCAAGGACAGCGAGAGAGCCCGGGCCAAGCTGGAGAAGCAGGTCCGACACATGAAGGTGTGCAGCGGGGCTTCCTTGCAGGAACAGGGGGACACGGCCACGCAG CCTAGAAGAGAAGACTCTAGTGGTTCCCAGTGGGGCAACCAGGAAGCTGTCCACCAAACAAACACGACTCAGGGAGGAAGCGATGTGGAGGTGGACATGAcgtctgatgatgatgatgatgaagaggaggaggcatCTGAAAGCTCCCGAG ATTTCCAAGACATTCCAGAGGAGAACTGA
- the tpm3 gene encoding tropomyosin alpha-3 chain: MEAIKKKMLMLKLDKENALDQAEQAEADKKAAEDRSKQHEDELLQMQKKLKGTEDELDKYSEALKDAQEKLEVADKKAADAEAEVASLNRRIQLVEEELDRAQERLATALQKLEEAEKAADESERGMKVIENRALKDEEKMELQEIQLKEAKHIAEDSDRKYEEVARKLVIVEGELERTEERAELAEAKCAELEEELKNVTNNLKSLEAQAEKYSQKEDKYEEEIKILTDKLKEAETRAEFAERSVAKLEKTIDDLEDELYAQKLKYKAISEELDHALNDMTSI, translated from the exons ATGGAGGCCATCAAGAAGAAGATGCTCATGCTCAAGCTGGACAAGGAGAACGCTCTGGACCAGGCGGAGCAGGCAGAGGCGGACAAGAAAGCGGCAGAGGATAGAAGCAAACAG CATGAGGACGAGCTCCTGCAGATGCAAAAGAAGCTGAAGGGGACAGAGGACGAGCTGGACAAATACTCCGAGGCACTGAAGGATGCTCAGGAGAAGCTGGAGGTGGCCGACAAGAAGGCCGCTGAC GCGGAGGCGGAGGTGGCCTCCCTGAACAGGCGCATCCAGCTAGTGGAGGAAGAGTTGGACCGAGCTCAGGAGAGGCTGGCAACCGCTCTACAGAAGCTGGAGGAGGCCGAGAAGGCGGCCGACGAGAGCgagag AGGCATGAAGGTGATCGAGAACAGGGCTCTCAAAGACGAGGAGAAGATGGAACTCCAGGAGATCCAGCTGAAGGAGGCCAAGCACATCGCAGAGGATTCCGACCGCAAGTACGAAGAG GTGGCTCGTAAGCTGGTGATCGTGGAAGGGGAGCTGGAGCGCACAGAAGAGAGGGCCGAGCTGGCTGAGGC AAAATGCGCAGAGCTTGAGGAGGAACTGAAGAACGTTACCAATAACCTGAAGTCCCTGGAGGCACAGGCTGAGAAG TACTCTCAGAAGGAGGACAAATACGAGGAAGAGATCAAGATTTTGACAGACAAGCTGAAAGAG GCTGAGACCAGAGCGGAGTTTGCTGAGAGGTCTGTGGCCAAACTGGAGAAGACTATTGATGATCTGGAAG ATGAGCTTTATGCACAGAAACTCAAATACAAAGCCATCAGCGAGGAACTGGACCACGCGCTCAATGACATGACCTCCAT cTAA
- the arhgef1a gene encoding rho guanine nucleotide exchange factor 1a isoform X1 codes for MSRVASLSKLRQERMKEINLRNKERERMREQEKAAREREARYNNGHLFTSLTVSGTTLCSACNKSITAKEALCCPTCNVTIHNRCRDTLPNCAKVKQRQQKTALMRNNSSLQNVTLRTRNPVIRERPSSAIYPSESLRHSLLGSRRGRSSLTLSKSVSTNNIAGNLNDDSPLGLRRILSQSTDSLSFRNRAMSVESLNDDGDLYYTSILEEMELEGEDFKADSWSMAVDTEYLHSHSKNIIKRQDVIYELIQTEVHHMRTLRIMERVFRQGLLEELQLDPSTVHALLPCLDQLISIHSHFLVQLLLRRHSSLQPESNCNFTIHRLGDILLEQFSGQSADDMRKTYAEFCSRHLKALKLYKSLLARDKRFQCFIRRVSRGPWLRCHGVQECILLVTQRISKYPVLIQRILDNTVDDEEEALSIAHALSMVRDLLNSIDQQMEEMEKSQRMQEIHAKLDQRAEARVRDGGLFRPAELLRRRLVHEGMLFWKTPGSRLKDVQVLLMTDILVFLQEKDQRYIFPCLDKPPVLSLQNLIVRDIANQERGMFLISDSSPPEMYEVHATSKDDKNVWIRHIQRTVSKCPSREEFPLIETEHKAHLRRLKADLHQKDREMLELLQERVTLFCELAQVTSCQEDLEPPITRYLFRADTPQAPRAEKFLLDATAEVDRLSELLLGSSVDVPLLCHHNHLEMTETSDHDLFINGAHEFPAAKAICQRLMNLSVYLHALQAAVIKQDSILELLLQQEDAASPASAGAWRQNREAGTGSTIGELALLQRQHSLLQEELLRLRDAESRFKDSERARAKLEKQVRHMKVCSGASLQEQGDTATQPRREDSSGSQWGNQEAVHQTNTTQGGSDVEVDMTSDDDDDEEEEASESSRGQTLDISLDFQDIPEEN; via the exons ATGTCCAGAGTTGCCAGCCTGTCAAAACTGCGGCAGGAGAGAATGAAGGAGATCAACCTGAGG AATAAAGAGAGAGAGCGCATGAGGGAACAGGAAAAGGCAGCCCGGGAGAGGGAGGCCCGTTACAACAACGGTCACCTCTTCACCTCCCTCACGGTGTCGGGAACCACGCTGTGCTCTGCATGCAACAAGAGCATTACGGCCAAGGAGGCTCTCTGCTGTCCCA CATGCAATGTGACCATCCACAACCGCTGCAGGGACACTTTGCCAAACTGTGCCAAGGTCAAAcagcgg CAGCAGAAGACAGCCCTCATGCGGAACAACTCATCCTTGCAGAACGTCACACTGCGCACAAGAA ATCCGGTAATACGCGAGCGTCCAAGTTCGGCCATCTACCCTTCCGAAAGCCTCCGACATTCCCTTTTAGGATCCCGCCGCGGCCGCTCCAGCCTCACGCTGTCTAAAAGCGTCTCCACCAACAACATCGCAGG AAACCTGAATGACGACTCTCCTCTCGGGCTACGTCGGATACTGTCCCAGTCCACAGACTCCCTCAGCTTCAGGAACAGAGCGATGTCGGTGGAGTCCCTCAATGATGATG GAGATCTCTACTACACCTCCATCCTGGAGGAGATGGAGCTTGAGGGCGAGGACTTTAAAGCAGACTCATGGAGCATGGCCGTGGACACTGAGTACCTTCACTCGCACAGCAAAAACATCATCAAGAGACAGGATGTCATTTATG AGTTGATCCAGACCGAGGTGCACCACATGCGGACTCTACGCATCATGGAGCGTGTGTTCCGGCAGGGTCTGCTGGAGGAGCTGCAGCTGGACCCTAGCACCGTGCACGCCTTGCTGCCATGCCTGGACCAGCTGATCAGTATACACTCGCACTTCCTGGTGCAACTTCTGCTGCGGCGCCACAGCAGCCTGCAGCCCGAGTCCAACTGCAACTTCACCATACACCGCCTTGGGGACATACTTCTGGAGCAG TTCTCAGGCCAGAGCGCGGACGACATGCGGAAAACCTATGCGGAGTTCTGCAGTCGCCACTTGAAGGCGCTGAAGTTGTACAAGTCGCTGCTGGCCAGAGACAAGAGGTTCCAGTGCTTCATTCGG CGTGTGAGTCGAGGACCGTGGCTGCGTTGCCATGGCGTCCAAGAATGCATCTTGCTGGTGACTCAGCGCATCTCCAAATATCCCGTCCTTATTCAGCGTATTTTAGACAACACTGTTG ACGATGAGGAAGAAGCGTTGTCGATAGCGCATGCTCTATCCATGGTCAGAGATCTTCTCAATTCAATCGATCAACAG ATGGAGGAAATGGAGAAATCGCAGCGGATGCAGGAGATTCATGCCAAGCTGGACCAACGAGCCGAGGCCAGAGTGAGGGACGGCGGACTGTTCAGGCCCGCCGAGCTGCTCCGCCGTAGACTTGTCCATGAAGGAATGCTGTTCTGGAAAACTCCAGGATCCAGACTCAAAG aCGTGCAGGTTCTACTGATGACAGACATCCTAGTGTTTCTGCAGGAGAAAGACCAGAGGTACATCTTTCCATGCCTG GACAAGCCTCCTGTGCTGTCCCTGCAGAACCTCATCGTGAGAGACATAGCCAATCAGGAGCGAGGCATGTTCCTCATCAGCGACTCCTCCCCACCGGAAATGTATGAGGTCCACGCTACCTCCAAAGACGACAAGAATGTGTGGATACGGCATATCCAGCGTACCGTCAGCAA GTGTCCATCACGGGAGGAGTTCCCCCTTATAGAGACAGAGCACAAGGCCCATCTGAGGAGACTGAAAG CTgacctccatcagaaggacagGGAGATGTTGGAGCTTCTGCAGGAGAGGGTGACTCTTTTCTGCGAGCTGGCCCAGGTGACAAGTTGTCAGGAGGACCTAGAGCCCCCCATCACGCGGTACTTGTTCAGGGCGGACACACCGCAAGCCCCTCGGGCGGAGAAGTTCCTTCTGGATGCCACGGCTGAAG TGGACCGACTAAGCGAGCTTCTTCTGGGTTCTAGCGTGGATGTCCCTCTGCTGTGCCATCATAACCACCTGGAAATGACCGAAACCA GTGATCATGATCTTTTCATCAATGGAGCACATGAATTCCCTGCAGCAAAG GCGATCTGTCAGAGGTTGATGAATCTCAGTGTGTATCTTCATGCACTCCAG GCTGCCGTCATCAAACAAGACTCCATCCTGGAGCTGCTTCTGCAACAGGAGGATGCAGCGTCGCCAGCTTCGGCGGGCGCGTGGCGCCAAAACCGCGAGGCCGGCACGGGGTCGACCATCGGGGAGCTGGCCCTGCTGCAGAGACAACACAGCCTGCTACAGGAGGAGCTGCTGAGGCTGCGTGACGCAGAGAGCCGCTTCAAGGACAGCGAGAGAGCCCGGGCCAAGCTGGAGAAGCAGGTCCGACACATGAAGGTGTGCAGCGGGGCTTCCTTGCAGGAACAGGGGGACACGGCCACGCAG CCTAGAAGAGAAGACTCTAGTGGTTCCCAGTGGGGCAACCAGGAAGCTGTCCACCAAACAAACACGACTCAGGGAGGAAGCGATGTGGAGGTGGACATGAcgtctgatgatgatgatgatgaagaggaggaggcatCTGAAAGCTCCCGAGGTCAGACACtggacatttcattag ATTTCCAAGACATTCCAGAGGAGAACTGA
- the kdf1b gene encoding keratinocyte differentiation factor 1: MSVGSAGNVRDTSRPSSYQQGLKQTSSQRSSSYEERCVDPAEPETQKLRTGQYKDANGKQSETTGFITYSAEPPSTSQTCNPCASPRACRTFMCSVLTCGLYRMCMRAPCLPPKQNTTEEPEKLSLRAENAVDKQEEEDDWLGDVCINGVKVDSPRDYIVTEDVIYVPQKQPCHLSLQECIRLDDWEDGEENVDSLITKKLLELYTEYQIEELARCTSDSVFLRKSKDINQLINTLAEEHQMDEQEAECRLVRGIIRISTRKSKKKKRPHVSRTERTLSDSGNETMRESSSFTFSNNNDYKSNPNIQISELTSSDKCARDMWRNNGGRTSSSSITYSPSHTETNSSGVPLIRTSVRT, from the exons ATGTCTGTGGGCAGTGCGGGCAACGTGAGAGACACCTCGAGGCCTAGCAGCTACCAGCAAGGACTGAAACAGACGAGCAGCCAGAGGTCTTCCTCCTATGAGGAACGCTGTGTGGACCCTGCAGAGCCAGAGACCCAGAAGCTGAGGACAGGCCAATACAAGGATGCAAATGGGAAGCAGTCTGAGACAACAGGTTTTATCACTTATTCAGCCGAGCCTCCCTCTACCAGTCAAACCTGCAATCCCTGCGCTTCCCCAAGGGCTTGCAGGACTTTTATGTGCAGTGTTCTGACCTGTGGCCTTTATAGAATGTGTATGCGTGCCCCGTGTCTGCCGCCAAAACAGAACACCACAGAGGAGCCAGAAAAGCTGAGCCTTCGAGCTGAGAATGCGGTAGACAAGCAAGAAGAGGAAGACGACTGGCTGGGGGACGTCTGCATTAATGGAGTCAAAGTGGACAGTCCGAGAGATTATATAGTAACTGAAGATGTGATATACGTGCCTCAAAAGCAGCCCTGCCATCTATCCCTGCAGGAGTGTATAAGGCTAGACGACTGGGAGGACGGCGAGGAGAACGTAGACTCGCTGATTACGAAGAAGCTGCTGGAGCTTTACACGGAGTATCAGATAGAAGAGTTGGCCCGGTGCACGTCGGACTCTGTGTTTTTGCGCAAGAGCAAGGACATCAACCAGCTCATCAACACGTTGGCCGAGGAGCATCAAATGGACGAGCAGGAGGCCGAGTGCCGGCTGGTGCGCGGCATCATCCGCATCAGCACTCGCAagagcaagaagaagaagaggccgCACGTCTCCCGCACGGAGAGAACGCTGTCGGACAGCGGCAACGAGACCATGAGGGAGAGCAGCTCTTTTACGTTCAGCAACAACA ACGACTACAAATCCAATCCAAATATTCAAATATCAGAATTGACTTCCTCTGACAAGTGTGCCCGGGACATGTGGAGGAACAATGGAG